A DNA window from Microcystis aeruginosa NIES-843 contains the following coding sequences:
- a CDS encoding AAA family ATPase translates to MLQSLKIEGFRGFQNFEMANLGRINLLVGKNNSGKTSILEAIQFLYAQNNIDIFLETISYRGEFAWLENKLAGRTKVFEICHLFPGHEIVPSQEIIIIGSRESHQESVTISVKSIPIQLSLFSDKNDDLNNDNIFDDEEWNKLLLSIRWSQSQKPIEMELLANGTLARDSIRRIASLSRISHKIGIDNQIELKFLTPFSLTSSDMAALFDNIVLSPLEDLIIESLKIIEPKIERIASVVSGKYLTSNNLGVRGGFLIKIKNHDQPIPIGSLGDGFWRMLGLVLAMVNLKNGILLVDEIDSGLHFTVMTDMWKVVWETAKKLNIQVFATTHSRDCWQSLAELITEEKITDNEITIQRIDREKSQSVIFDPEEIVIAATSNLEVR, encoded by the coding sequence ATGTTACAATCCCTAAAAATTGAAGGCTTTCGCGGTTTTCAAAATTTTGAGATGGCCAATCTTGGTCGAATTAATCTCTTAGTGGGTAAAAATAATAGCGGTAAAACTTCTATTTTAGAAGCGATTCAGTTTTTGTATGCTCAGAATAATATAGATATATTTCTTGAAACTATTAGCTATAGAGGCGAGTTCGCTTGGTTGGAAAATAAGTTAGCTGGTCGCACTAAAGTTTTTGAAATTTGTCATTTATTTCCTGGGCATGAAATCGTCCCAAGTCAGGAAATTATTATCATTGGTTCTAGGGAATCACATCAGGAAAGTGTTACTATTTCTGTTAAAAGTATTCCTATACAACTATCTTTATTTTCAGACAAAAATGATGATTTAAATAATGATAATATTTTCGACGATGAGGAATGGAATAAACTTCTTTTAAGTATTAGATGGAGTCAATCACAAAAACCTATTGAAATGGAACTTCTTGCCAACGGTACTCTTGCCAGAGATTCTATAAGAAGAATAGCTAGTTTAAGCAGAATTTCCCATAAAATAGGTATTGATAATCAAATTGAATTGAAGTTCTTAACACCATTTTCTCTAACAAGTTCTGATATGGCAGCACTTTTTGATAACATTGTTCTCTCTCCTTTAGAAGATTTAATTATTGAATCTTTGAAAATTATTGAGCCAAAAATTGAAAGAATAGCCAGTGTTGTTTCTGGCAAGTATTTAACTTCAAATAACCTAGGTGTTAGAGGTGGGTTTTTAATCAAAATTAAAAATCATGATCAACCTATACCTATTGGCAGTTTAGGCGATGGATTTTGGCGAATGTTAGGATTAGTTTTAGCAATGGTTAATCTTAAAAATGGAATTTTATTAGTTGATGAAATTGATAGCGGATTGCATTTTACTGTCATGACTGATATGTGGAAAGTAGTCTGGGAAACCGCCAAAAAACTCAATATTCAGGTATTTGCCACCACTCACAGCCGCGATTGTTGGCAAAGTTTAGCCGAATTAATTACCGAAGAAAAAATTACCGATAACGAGATTACTATTCAAAGGATAGATAGGGAAAAAAGCCAATCTGTAATCTTTGATCCAGAAGAAATTGTTATTGCTGCTACAAGTAATCTTGAGGTGCGGTAA
- a CDS encoding type II toxin-antitoxin system HicB family antitoxin, producing the protein MNFILEPSEERDYNLSIPSLPGCINEGHHLEEALSNIQEAMELCLELEEKERRIAEGNYTISDFNQKTQQAIQNIEEQKTLTVCKDEVELYRQLGIYCH; encoded by the coding sequence GTGAATTTTATTTTAGAACCAAGCGAGGAAAGAGATTATAATCTTTCTATTCCTTCTCTCCCCGGTTGTATTAATGAAGGACATCATCTCGAAGAAGCTTTGAGCAATATTCAAGAAGCTATGGAACTTTGTCTTGAATTAGAGGAAAAAGAAAGACGAATTGCAGAAGGTAATTATACGATAAGCGATTTTAACCAAAAAACTCAACAAGCTATTCAGAATATTGAAGAACAAAAAACCTTAACTGTTTGCAAGGATGAGGTTGAACTATATCGGCAGCTAGGAATTTATTGTCATTAA
- a CDS encoding PEP-CTERM sorting domain-containing protein: protein MKFLRFCAQFSVPIATAGITTCIVSLPSQAVELVFSSPGVIKGINGVSFTLPSTGISRTYNVILERGTVNDIYGTPPLFDVFTEEDALAAMNASAQGINFYITNLSENLSFESLGTDVFYIPYFTDSVNVIASSSKRKEESPGLIEVGFIDLPVDVEVVYTRLIQVPEPTSTLGLFSLGILGAGATIKRQVKRHHSIEKETTKIG from the coding sequence ATGAAGTTTCTTCGTTTTTGCGCCCAGTTCTCTGTACCTATTGCTACGGCAGGGATAACAACCTGTATTGTTAGTTTACCAAGTCAGGCCGTTGAACTTGTATTTTCAAGTCCTGGTGTGATCAAAGGTATAAATGGAGTGTCTTTTACTTTGCCAAGTACGGGTATCTCAAGAACCTACAATGTTATTCTTGAACGAGGAACGGTAAATGATATCTATGGTACACCTCCACTATTTGATGTGTTTACTGAAGAAGATGCTTTAGCTGCAATGAATGCTTCTGCTCAGGGTATAAACTTTTATATTACTAATTTATCTGAAAATCTGTCATTTGAATCTTTAGGAACAGATGTATTTTATATTCCATATTTTACGGATTCCGTTAACGTTATTGCAAGTTCTAGTAAAAGAAAAGAAGAATCACCAGGACTTATAGAGGTAGGCTTTATAGATTTACCTGTTGATGTTGAGGTAGTTTATACACGCCTTATACAAGTTCCCGAACCCACTTCAACTTTAGGACTCTTTTCTCTAGGAATACTCGGTGCTGGTGCAACCATAAAACGCCAAGTTAAACGCCATCATTCTATCGAAAAAGAAACCACCAAAATAGGCTAA
- a CDS encoding asparaginase has product MNRVKRSPTHRLEIHLLREGIIESVHNVEAAICDDRGRVLSTAGSAETSAFIRSALKPFQALAVISTGTLERYDLNDKDLAIICSSHQGTVEHARQVFNILWRADIDPNALQCPLPEGKPSRLQYNCSGKHAGMLAVCQQRGWPLNSYLRRSSPIQKLILSKIAELLGMPGDELISAHDDCGAPTYSMQLGQMAHLYAQLASGNRLDLERIVRAMTYHPRMVAGEGAFDTELMRASQGEIVSKAGAEGIQCIGRVGEGLGLAIKALDGSKRAKYAAALQILKQLGWITPNVAESLSEKFLKIGSYTRLEVVGEMALL; this is encoded by the coding sequence ATGAATAGGGTAAAACGTTCACCAACCCACCGCTTAGAAATTCATCTCCTCCGGGAAGGTATTATTGAATCGGTTCATAATGTCGAGGCCGCTATTTGCGATGACCGCGGCCGGGTATTATCCACCGCCGGCAGCGCCGAAACTAGCGCCTTTATTCGTTCGGCCCTGAAACCTTTTCAAGCACTGGCTGTCATCAGTACCGGCACCCTCGAACGCTACGATCTCAACGATAAGGATCTAGCCATTATCTGTAGTTCTCACCAAGGCACGGTGGAACACGCCCGTCAAGTCTTTAATATTCTCTGGCGTGCCGATATCGATCCTAATGCCCTGCAATGTCCTCTCCCGGAAGGTAAACCCAGTCGCTTGCAGTACAATTGTTCTGGTAAACACGCCGGGATGTTAGCGGTGTGTCAACAGCGCGGCTGGCCGTTAAATAGCTATCTCCGGCGTTCTAGTCCGATACAGAAGCTAATTCTCAGCAAAATTGCCGAATTATTGGGGATGCCGGGGGATGAATTAATCAGCGCCCACGATGACTGCGGCGCGCCCACCTATTCAATGCAGTTGGGGCAAATGGCCCATCTCTACGCCCAGTTAGCCTCTGGCAACCGTTTAGACTTAGAAAGAATCGTCCGGGCGATGACCTATCATCCCCGCATGGTAGCAGGAGAAGGGGCTTTTGATACGGAATTAATGCGGGCTAGTCAGGGGGAAATCGTCAGTAAAGCCGGGGCCGAAGGGATTCAATGTATCGGGCGCGTCGGTGAAGGTTTAGGATTAGCAATAAAAGCTTTAGATGGTTCCAAACGGGCTAAATATGCCGCAGCTTTGCAAATTCTCAAACAGTTAGGCTGGATTACTCCCAATGTGGCCGAATCTCTCTCGGAAAAATTCCTTAAAATCGGCAGTTATACCCGCTTGGAAGTGGTGGGAGAAATGGCTTTATTGTAA
- a CDS encoding CGLD27 family protein produces the protein MKSSLDFCPVPEEQQPVNEYEQLKESWFFRWATLDVASYTKKIVWLWLWTWLIVGPIAAASFPLKKAPFLFFCAGIFGSTILVGLVLLRLYLGWIYVYDRLQSEKVFYEESGWYDGQIWTKTAAILTRDRLIVSYQIQPILQRLQKTALILGAIVAISGLFWLFFTH, from the coding sequence ATGAAATCCTCCCTTGATTTCTGTCCCGTCCCGGAAGAACAGCAACCGGTTAACGAGTACGAACAATTAAAAGAATCTTGGTTTTTCCGTTGGGCGACGCTAGATGTAGCCTCTTATACAAAAAAAATTGTCTGGTTATGGTTATGGACATGGTTAATTGTCGGACCGATTGCCGCCGCTAGTTTTCCCCTCAAAAAAGCCCCTTTTCTCTTCTTCTGCGCGGGGATTTTTGGCTCGACAATTTTGGTAGGATTGGTGTTATTGCGCTTGTATTTAGGCTGGATCTACGTCTATGATCGCTTGCAATCGGAGAAAGTATTTTATGAAGAGTCGGGCTGGTACGATGGCCAAATCTGGACAAAAACCGCCGCCATTTTAACCCGCGATCGTTTAATCGTCTCCTATCAAATCCAGCCCATTCTCCAGCGTTTACAAAAAACCGCCCTGATTCTAGGGGCAATTGTCGCTATCAGTGGTCTTTTTTGGCTATTTTTCACTCACTAA
- the rsfS gene encoding ribosome silencing factor, which yields MTNPTGIITSVAENLKTEKFLETIVTAAEDKKAGDIAILKVADICYLTDYFLIITGYSTTQVRAIEDAIEAAMELEWQQSPRQVEGKSEGSWILMDYGDIIVHIFLPKEREFYNLEAFWGHAQRIPLPSDHLEE from the coding sequence ATGACCAATCCCACTGGAATTATTACCTCCGTCGCCGAAAATCTCAAGACCGAAAAATTTCTAGAGACAATTGTCACCGCTGCCGAGGACAAGAAAGCGGGGGACATCGCCATCCTGAAAGTCGCCGATATCTGTTATTTAACCGATTATTTTCTGATTATTACCGGCTATTCTACCACCCAAGTGCGAGCGATCGAGGATGCGATCGAAGCTGCTATGGAACTAGAATGGCAACAGTCTCCCCGACAAGTGGAAGGAAAAAGCGAAGGTAGCTGGATCCTGATGGATTATGGCGATATCATTGTCCATATCTTTTTACCAAAAGAGCGAGAATTTTATAATTTAGAAGCATTTTGGGGTCATGCTCAACGGATTCCTCTACCTAGCGACCATTTGGAGGAGTAG
- the yqeK gene encoding bis(5'-nucleosyl)-tetraphosphatase (symmetrical) YqeK: protein MRQQVIDWLKENVNEHRLRHILGVETMCIDLARHHDLDPVQAGQAGLLHDLAKFFKPKKLLKMAESAGIDVDNICLSHPHLLHADVSAVVAQKEFNVTDEEILEAIRNHTLGKPNMSDLSCIVFIADALEPNRGDTPELNALRQLSYQNLHKSVQQTCDYSLKYLLSSHCPIHPRTVLTRNWALQIVKEQPTETKTID from the coding sequence ATGCGACAGCAAGTTATCGACTGGTTAAAAGAAAACGTCAACGAACACCGTCTGCGACATATTCTCGGTGTGGAGACCATGTGTATTGATTTAGCTCGTCATCACGATCTCGATCCCGTCCAAGCAGGGCAAGCGGGATTACTACACGATCTGGCTAAATTTTTCAAGCCCAAAAAACTGCTAAAAATGGCGGAATCGGCGGGAATAGACGTGGATAATATCTGTTTATCCCATCCCCACTTACTCCACGCCGATGTGAGTGCAGTTGTCGCCCAAAAAGAATTTAACGTTACCGACGAGGAAATTCTCGAAGCAATTCGCAATCATACCCTCGGTAAACCCAATATGAGCGATCTTAGCTGTATAGTCTTTATTGCCGATGCCTTGGAACCCAATCGCGGCGATACACCCGAATTAAACGCCCTACGACAACTCAGCTATCAAAATCTCCATAAAAGCGTTCAACAAACCTGTGATTATTCCCTAAAATATCTTTTAAGTAGCCATTGTCCCATTCATCCCCGCACCGTGCTAACGCGCAACTGGGCGTTACAAATTGTTAAAGAACAACCAACAGAAACTAAAACCATTGATTAA
- a CDS encoding YcjF family protein — translation MKLPRLATLIIGLSFIFGLMLWLVNSIYRLYIQIAFTAPILANILLLLIIGLLGLLIYVLLYYFYLLPQHQKSRRGLRSSSRPPLKLPVEKTEAAGETLKAIRQQVEQIQDKVTQQVFINRSQEIERSLARKEVKIIVFGTGSAGKTSLINALIGQMVGNVEATMGTTEKGETYSLKMKGVNREIQITDTPGILEIGAAGGQREQLARQLATEADLLLFVIDNDIRQSEYGPLLRLIDIGKRSLLVFNKIDLYSDEDRDIILKQLRERLKGVILSADIIAVAANPQPVQLTGGQMITPEPDILALIKRLASVLRAEGEDLVADNILLQSQRLGEEARKIIDRQRRRQADKIIDRYQWIGAGVIAVTPLPVFDMLATAAVNAQMVREIGQVYGCEINSDRGKELALSLGKTLVSLGVVKGAVELLARILQLNFTTYIVGKAIQGVSAAYLTRIAGKSFIEYFRQDQDWGDGGMTEVVQRQFQLSRKEEFIKSFVADAIGKVVQPFQDDWQQEEVLEASCEDDW, via the coding sequence ATGAAATTACCCCGTCTTGCCACTTTAATCATTGGTCTGAGCTTTATTTTCGGATTAATGTTGTGGTTAGTCAACTCTATCTATCGTCTTTACATCCAGATCGCCTTTACCGCTCCTATCTTAGCTAATATTCTGCTTTTGCTCATTATCGGACTGCTGGGCTTGCTGATCTACGTTCTTCTGTATTACTTTTATCTGCTGCCCCAGCACCAAAAAAGTCGCCGCGGGTTACGTTCTTCCTCCCGTCCACCCCTAAAATTACCGGTAGAAAAAACCGAGGCCGCCGGGGAAACCTTAAAAGCTATCCGGCAACAAGTGGAGCAAATTCAAGATAAAGTAACTCAACAGGTTTTTATTAATCGTTCCCAAGAAATTGAGCGAAGTTTAGCCAGAAAAGAAGTTAAAATCATTGTTTTCGGCACAGGATCGGCGGGAAAAACCTCCCTAATTAACGCCCTCATCGGTCAAATGGTGGGCAATGTGGAGGCAACCATGGGAACCACGGAAAAAGGGGAAACCTATAGTTTAAAAATGAAAGGTGTGAATCGGGAAATTCAAATTACCGATACCCCCGGCATTCTCGAAATTGGTGCGGCCGGAGGTCAAAGGGAACAGTTAGCGCGACAATTAGCCACGGAAGCAGATTTACTTTTATTTGTCATTGATAACGATATTCGACAATCGGAATACGGCCCTTTATTGCGTTTAATTGATATCGGTAAACGTTCTCTCTTAGTCTTTAATAAAATCGATCTCTATAGCGATGAAGATCGAGACATTATTTTAAAACAATTACGAGAACGGCTAAAAGGAGTGATCCTTTCCGCCGATATTATTGCCGTCGCCGCTAATCCCCAACCAGTACAGTTAACTGGTGGACAAATGATCACACCGGAACCAGATATTTTAGCTTTAATTAAACGTTTGGCTTCAGTTTTACGGGCCGAAGGGGAGGATTTAGTGGCAGATAATATCCTCTTACAATCCCAAAGATTAGGAGAAGAAGCTAGGAAAATTATTGATCGCCAACGTCGTCGCCAAGCTGATAAAATTATTGATCGCTATCAGTGGATCGGTGCGGGAGTGATTGCGGTGACTCCCTTACCAGTGTTCGATATGTTAGCAACGGCGGCGGTTAATGCTCAAATGGTCAGGGAAATTGGTCAAGTTTATGGCTGTGAAATTAACAGCGATCGAGGCAAGGAATTGGCTCTATCTTTGGGCAAAACTCTAGTTAGTTTGGGAGTGGTAAAAGGAGCGGTAGAATTATTAGCCAGAATCCTACAGTTAAATTTTACTACCTATATAGTCGGTAAGGCAATTCAAGGGGTCAGTGCCGCCTATTTAACCCGCATTGCCGGCAAAAGTTTTATTGAATATTTCCGTCAGGATCAAGACTGGGGTGACGGTGGTATGACGGAAGTGGTACAAAGACAATTTCAACTCAGTCGCAAGGAAGAATTTATTAAGTCTTTTGTGGCCGATGCGATCGGTAAAGTGGTACAACCTTTTCAGGATGATTGGCAGCAAGAAGAAGTTTTAGAAGCTAGTTGCGAGGATGATTGGTAA
- a CDS encoding alpha-ketoacid dehydrogenase subunit beta, which produces MAETLLFNALRQAIDEEMGRDQTVFVLGEDVGHYGGSYKVTKDLYKKYGDLRVLDTPIAENSFTGMAVGAAMTGLRPIIEGMNMGFLLLAFNQIANNAGMLRYTSGGNFKIPMVIRGPGGVGRQLGAEHSQRLEAYFHAVPGLKIVACSTPYNAKGLLKSAIRDNNPVLFFEHVLLYNLKENLPDTEYLLPLDKAEIVRKGEDITILTYSRMRHHCLQALKQLEKDGYDPEIIDLISLKPFDMETIAASIRKTHRVIIVEECMKTAGIASELIALINEQLFDELDAPVLRLSSQDIPTPYNGNLERLTIIQPNQIVEAVQKMVGDRI; this is translated from the coding sequence ATGGCAGAAACCCTATTATTTAATGCTTTGCGACAGGCGATCGATGAGGAAATGGGCCGCGACCAGACAGTATTTGTTTTAGGTGAAGATGTGGGTCATTACGGTGGTTCCTACAAAGTTACCAAAGATCTCTACAAAAAATATGGCGATTTAAGGGTTTTAGATACTCCCATCGCTGAAAATAGTTTTACGGGCATGGCAGTGGGGGCAGCCATGACGGGATTGCGTCCGATTATTGAAGGCATGAATATGGGTTTTCTTCTGCTTGCCTTTAACCAAATTGCCAACAATGCTGGGATGTTACGTTATACCTCCGGCGGTAATTTTAAAATCCCCATGGTTATCCGCGGTCCGGGGGGTGTGGGGAGACAATTAGGTGCGGAACATTCCCAACGTTTAGAGGCCTATTTTCACGCGGTACCCGGACTAAAAATTGTCGCTTGTTCCACTCCTTACAACGCCAAAGGTTTATTAAAATCGGCGATTAGAGATAATAACCCCGTGCTTTTCTTTGAACACGTTCTTCTCTATAATCTCAAGGAAAATTTACCTGATACCGAGTATCTTTTACCCCTCGATAAAGCGGAAATCGTTCGCAAGGGAGAAGATATCACCATTCTCACCTATTCGCGGATGCGTCATCACTGTTTACAGGCATTAAAACAGTTAGAAAAAGATGGCTATGATCCAGAAATTATCGATTTAATTTCCCTGAAACCCTTTGATATGGAGACGATCGCCGCTTCGATTCGCAAGACTCACAGGGTGATTATCGTGGAAGAATGTATGAAAACGGCGGGAATTGCTTCCGAGTTAATTGCTTTAATTAACGAGCAGTTATTCGATGAATTAGATGCCCCCGTGTTAAGATTATCTTCCCAAGATATCCCCACACCTTATAACGGTAATCTAGAAAGATTG